A single genomic interval of Cucumis sativus cultivar 9930 chromosome 5, Cucumber_9930_V3, whole genome shotgun sequence harbors:
- the LOC101214319 gene encoding 1-aminocyclopropane-1-carboxylate oxidase homolog 6 isoform X1 codes for MLSLFNSNPLSLLQTKFPSKNPNPTPKHKFYIVKMAADFDRATELKQFDETKAGVKGLLDAGINQIPRIFIHPPETLSDLKPTSKSPSSSTPVVIPTIDLAGLHSPDNRSSIVGHIRNAASTFGFFQIINHGVPQKVLDDILDSIRAFHELPAEAKSSYYRRDVETGVSYLSNIDLFKAKAASWRDTLQIGLGPVAAAPENIPAICREAMAEWAKETERLGYLLEEVLCEGLGLRSERLKEATYGEGRMMVGHYYPYCPQPDLTVGIKSHTDPGVLTVLLQDHIGGLQIRHDGGWVDVKPVAGALVINIGDLLQIVSNDVYKSVEHRVLANGKAEARVSVAVFYNPRIRDNLYGPFPELISQVTPAVYQQFTYADYITRFFNKELDGKSLPNHYRI; via the exons ATGCTCAGCCTCTTCAACTCAAACCCACTCTCTCTGCTTCAAACTAAATTCCCCTCCAAAAACCCTAACCCAACTCCAAAGCACAAATTCTACATCGTCAAAATGGCCGCTGATTTCGATCGAGCCACAGAATTGAAGCAATTTGACGAAACCAAAGCCGGCGTCAAAGGCCTTCTCGACGCCGGCATCAATCAAATCCCTCGCATTTTCATCCACCCACCCGAAACTCTCTCCGACCTCAAACCAACCTCTAAATCACCATCTTCCTCTACCCCCGTCGTCATTCCCACGATCGACCTGGCCGGCCTCCACTCCCCCGATAACCGCTCCTCCATCGTCGGTCACATCCGAAACGCCGCCTCCACCTTCGGATTCTTCCAAATAATCAACCATGGAGTTCCCCAAAAAGTGCTCGACGATATTCTCGATTCCATTAGAGCTTTCCACGAACTGCCAGCAGAGGCCAAATCGTCGTACTACCGGAGGGACGTTGAGACCGGAGTCTCGTACTTGTCCAACATCGATCTGTTTAAGGCAAAAGCGGCGAGTTGGAGAGATACTCTTCAGATAGGACTAGGACCGGTGGCTGCAGCGCCGGAGAATATTCCGGCCATTTGCAGGGAGGCGATGGCGGAGTGGGCGAAGGAGACAGAGAGGTTAGGATATTTATTAGAGGAAGTGCTGTGTGAAGGATTAGGGCTGAGATCAGAACGGCTTAAGGAGGCGACGTACGGAGAAGGGCGGATGATGGTGGGGCATTACTATCCGTACTGCCCACAGCCGGATCTGACGGTGGGGATTAAATCGCACACAGATCCTGGAGTTTTGACGGTTCTGCTGCAGGATCATATCGGCGGTTTGCAGATCCGGCACGATGGTGGGTGGGTGGACGTTAAGCCCGTCGCCGGCGCTCTTGTTATCAATATCGGTGACTTGCTTCAG ATTGTGTCAAATGATGTGTACAAGAGCGTGGAGCACAGAGTATTGGCAAATGGAAAGGCAGAAGCACGTGTTTCAGTTGCGGTTTTCTACAATCCTAGAATCAGAGATAACTTATATGGACCATTTCCGGAACTAATCTCACAAGTAACACCAGCTGTATATCAACAATTCACATATGCTGATTACATAACAAGATTCTTCAACAAGGAGTTAGATGGCAAATCATTGCCCAACCATTACAGAATATGA
- the LOC101214319 gene encoding 1-aminocyclopropane-1-carboxylate oxidase homolog 1 isoform X3 — protein MLSLFNSNPLSLLQTKFPSKNPNPTPKHKFYIVKMAADFDRATELKQFDETKAGVKGLLDAGINQIPRIFIHPPETLSDLKPTSKSPSSSTPVVIPTIDLAGLHSPDNRSSIVGHIRNAASTFGFFQIINHGVPQKVLDDILDSIRAFHELPAEAKSSYYRRDVETGVSYLSNIDLFKAKAASWRDTLQIGLGPVAAAPENIPAICREAMAEWAKETERLGYLLEEVLCEGLGLRSERLKEATYGEGRMMVGHYYPYCPQPDLTVGIKSHTDPGVLTVLLQDHIGGLQIRHDGGWVDVKPVAGALVINIGDLLQIRSTLSRCPLLVPDNSFWLKTSNPEGESLLRSTIRRFAPLPDDDA, from the exons ATGCTCAGCCTCTTCAACTCAAACCCACTCTCTCTGCTTCAAACTAAATTCCCCTCCAAAAACCCTAACCCAACTCCAAAGCACAAATTCTACATCGTCAAAATGGCCGCTGATTTCGATCGAGCCACAGAATTGAAGCAATTTGACGAAACCAAAGCCGGCGTCAAAGGCCTTCTCGACGCCGGCATCAATCAAATCCCTCGCATTTTCATCCACCCACCCGAAACTCTCTCCGACCTCAAACCAACCTCTAAATCACCATCTTCCTCTACCCCCGTCGTCATTCCCACGATCGACCTGGCCGGCCTCCACTCCCCCGATAACCGCTCCTCCATCGTCGGTCACATCCGAAACGCCGCCTCCACCTTCGGATTCTTCCAAATAATCAACCATGGAGTTCCCCAAAAAGTGCTCGACGATATTCTCGATTCCATTAGAGCTTTCCACGAACTGCCAGCAGAGGCCAAATCGTCGTACTACCGGAGGGACGTTGAGACCGGAGTCTCGTACTTGTCCAACATCGATCTGTTTAAGGCAAAAGCGGCGAGTTGGAGAGATACTCTTCAGATAGGACTAGGACCGGTGGCTGCAGCGCCGGAGAATATTCCGGCCATTTGCAGGGAGGCGATGGCGGAGTGGGCGAAGGAGACAGAGAGGTTAGGATATTTATTAGAGGAAGTGCTGTGTGAAGGATTAGGGCTGAGATCAGAACGGCTTAAGGAGGCGACGTACGGAGAAGGGCGGATGATGGTGGGGCATTACTATCCGTACTGCCCACAGCCGGATCTGACGGTGGGGATTAAATCGCACACAGATCCTGGAGTTTTGACGGTTCTGCTGCAGGATCATATCGGCGGTTTGCAGATCCGGCACGATGGTGGGTGGGTGGACGTTAAGCCCGTCGCCGGCGCTCTTGTTATCAATATCGGTGACTTGCTTCAG ATCAGATCGACCCTTAGTCGCTGTCCCTTACTCGTACCAGACAACTCCTTTTGGTTGAAGACTTCCAATCCCGAAGGTGAATCTCTGTTAAGATCCACAATTCGTCGCTTCGCTCCACTCCCAGACGACGACGCATAG
- the LOC101214319 gene encoding 1-aminocyclopropane-1-carboxylate oxidase homolog 1 isoform X2, with the protein MLSLFNSNPLSLLQTKFPSKNPNPTPKHKFYIVKMAADFDRATELKQFDETKAGVKGLLDAGINQIPRIFIHPPETLSDLKPTSKSPSSSTPVVIPTIDLAGLHSPDNRSSIVGHIRNAASTFGFFQIINHGVPQKVLDDILDSIRAFHELPAEAKSSYYRRDVETGVSYLSNIDLFKAKAASWRDTLQIGLGPVAAAPENIPAICREAMAEWAKETERLGYLLEEVLCEGLGLRSERLKEATYGEGRMMVGHYYPYCPQPDLTVGIKSHTDPGVLTVLLQDHIGGLQIRHDGGWVDVKPVAGALVINIGDLLQSYRVFVSLYSSRHIPVRPPLLIIRRRKQSHISNQYKATVPSFVDGSRVIPSGIIQGHIPSNPH; encoded by the exons ATGCTCAGCCTCTTCAACTCAAACCCACTCTCTCTGCTTCAAACTAAATTCCCCTCCAAAAACCCTAACCCAACTCCAAAGCACAAATTCTACATCGTCAAAATGGCCGCTGATTTCGATCGAGCCACAGAATTGAAGCAATTTGACGAAACCAAAGCCGGCGTCAAAGGCCTTCTCGACGCCGGCATCAATCAAATCCCTCGCATTTTCATCCACCCACCCGAAACTCTCTCCGACCTCAAACCAACCTCTAAATCACCATCTTCCTCTACCCCCGTCGTCATTCCCACGATCGACCTGGCCGGCCTCCACTCCCCCGATAACCGCTCCTCCATCGTCGGTCACATCCGAAACGCCGCCTCCACCTTCGGATTCTTCCAAATAATCAACCATGGAGTTCCCCAAAAAGTGCTCGACGATATTCTCGATTCCATTAGAGCTTTCCACGAACTGCCAGCAGAGGCCAAATCGTCGTACTACCGGAGGGACGTTGAGACCGGAGTCTCGTACTTGTCCAACATCGATCTGTTTAAGGCAAAAGCGGCGAGTTGGAGAGATACTCTTCAGATAGGACTAGGACCGGTGGCTGCAGCGCCGGAGAATATTCCGGCCATTTGCAGGGAGGCGATGGCGGAGTGGGCGAAGGAGACAGAGAGGTTAGGATATTTATTAGAGGAAGTGCTGTGTGAAGGATTAGGGCTGAGATCAGAACGGCTTAAGGAGGCGACGTACGGAGAAGGGCGGATGATGGTGGGGCATTACTATCCGTACTGCCCACAGCCGGATCTGACGGTGGGGATTAAATCGCACACAGATCCTGGAGTTTTGACGGTTCTGCTGCAGGATCATATCGGCGGTTTGCAGATCCGGCACGATGGTGGGTGGGTGGACGTTAAGCCCGTCGCCGGCGCTCTTGTTATCAATATCGGTGACTTGCTTCAG AGCTATAGGGTTTTTGTCTCCTTGTATTCTAGCCGTCATATCCCCGTTCGTCCACCTTTGTTGATCATTCGTCGACGGAAGCAAAGCCATATCAGTAATCAATACAAGGCCACTGTCCCTTCATTCGTCGACGGAAGCAGAGTCATACCATCAGGAATAATTCAAGGCCACATTCCCTCCAATCCTCATTGA
- the LOC101214319 gene encoding 1-aminocyclopropane-1-carboxylate oxidase homolog 1 isoform X4, producing the protein MLSLFNSNPLSLLQTKFPSKNPNPTPKHKFYIVKMAADFDRATELKQFDETKAGVKGLLDAGINQIPRIFIHPPETLSDLKPTSKSPSSSTPVVIPTIDLAGLHSPDNRSSIVGHIRNAASTFGFFQIINHGVPQKVLDDILDSIRAFHELPAEAKSSYYRRDVETGVSYLSNIDLFKAKAASWRDTLQIGLGPVAAAPENIPAICREAMAEWAKETERLGYLLEEVLCEGLGLRSERLKEATYGEGRMMVGHYYPYCPQPDLTVGIKSHTDPGVLTVLLQDHIGGLQIRHDGGWVDVKPVAGALVINIGDLLQPSYPRSSTFVDHSSTEAKPYQ; encoded by the exons ATGCTCAGCCTCTTCAACTCAAACCCACTCTCTCTGCTTCAAACTAAATTCCCCTCCAAAAACCCTAACCCAACTCCAAAGCACAAATTCTACATCGTCAAAATGGCCGCTGATTTCGATCGAGCCACAGAATTGAAGCAATTTGACGAAACCAAAGCCGGCGTCAAAGGCCTTCTCGACGCCGGCATCAATCAAATCCCTCGCATTTTCATCCACCCACCCGAAACTCTCTCCGACCTCAAACCAACCTCTAAATCACCATCTTCCTCTACCCCCGTCGTCATTCCCACGATCGACCTGGCCGGCCTCCACTCCCCCGATAACCGCTCCTCCATCGTCGGTCACATCCGAAACGCCGCCTCCACCTTCGGATTCTTCCAAATAATCAACCATGGAGTTCCCCAAAAAGTGCTCGACGATATTCTCGATTCCATTAGAGCTTTCCACGAACTGCCAGCAGAGGCCAAATCGTCGTACTACCGGAGGGACGTTGAGACCGGAGTCTCGTACTTGTCCAACATCGATCTGTTTAAGGCAAAAGCGGCGAGTTGGAGAGATACTCTTCAGATAGGACTAGGACCGGTGGCTGCAGCGCCGGAGAATATTCCGGCCATTTGCAGGGAGGCGATGGCGGAGTGGGCGAAGGAGACAGAGAGGTTAGGATATTTATTAGAGGAAGTGCTGTGTGAAGGATTAGGGCTGAGATCAGAACGGCTTAAGGAGGCGACGTACGGAGAAGGGCGGATGATGGTGGGGCATTACTATCCGTACTGCCCACAGCCGGATCTGACGGTGGGGATTAAATCGCACACAGATCCTGGAGTTTTGACGGTTCTGCTGCAGGATCATATCGGCGGTTTGCAGATCCGGCACGATGGTGGGTGGGTGGACGTTAAGCCCGTCGCCGGCGCTCTTGTTATCAATATCGGTGACTTGCTTCAG CCGTCATATCCCCGTTCGTCCACCTTTGTTGATCATTCGTCGACGGAAGCAAAGCCATATCAGTAA